One Nerophis lumbriciformis linkage group LG19, RoL_Nlum_v2.1, whole genome shotgun sequence DNA segment encodes these proteins:
- the wdr33 gene encoding pre-mRNA 3' end processing protein WDR33: MATDVSSPQRFFHMPRFQHQAPRQLFYKRPDFAQQQAMQQLTFDGKRMRKAVNRKTIDYNPSVIRYLQNRQWQRDHRDLRAIQPDAGCYNDLVPPIGMMNNPMNAVTTKFVRTSTNKVKCPVFVIRWTPEGRRLVTGASSGEFTLWNGLTFNFETILQAHDSPVRAMTWSHNDMWMLTADHGGYVKYWQSNMNNVKMFQAHKEAVREASFSPTDSKFATCSDDGTVRIWDFQRCHEERILRGHGADVKCVDWHPTKGLVVSGSKDSQQPIKFWDPKTGQSLATLHAHKNTVMEVKWNTNGNWLLTASRDHLCKLFDIRNLKEELQVFRGHKKEATAVAWHPIHEGLFASGGSDGSLLFWHTGVEKEVGGMEMAHEGMIWSLAWHPLGHILCSGSNDHTSKFWTRNRPGDKMRDRYNLNLLPGMSEDGVEYDDMDSNSIAAIPGMGIPEQLKAAMEQEQSHKEAGPEEMSIPGLDWGMDEVMGKDNKKVPQKKVPYAKPIPAQFQQAWAENKVPMMPPAGDSPKERKVEQKLEMKKKTQTEMEQEIASFQYTNPLLMEQLKMDRMMGTEGNNQSKGHVGPFPGQQNFPRPQQMSNSMGTPMGSGGMQPSFMAPGQMGAPSGPPQGMMGPVDMQRHPAPTRNLGPQGHHSMGPGPRGMQGPHGGMTGPPARGMGPRDLQGAPPQGGIMGPPSRTHGNMPNNYGMSNMQATPGGMHGPPGNMQGPPYMQHQTQTSAPVMHGRGQQGPNNKDPRGPSPNHLMGPPERQGAGGPDQGHYWGENQQGRHGAQDFDVNQKFHGRGEEGWRHGPAYQGGGGHLSGSGHRGGSGGNWGTDDRPPRDSGEFRGRRDDRFRGGSGRPGGRGYQDEYGSKEEGFDGSEDVRSWDTGSRGRPRGGGPPRGGHDGYRDGPQLHDGTSPVGRERSLSLQGMDMASLPPRKRPWQDGPGTADPRERELPAADTGRPPQRDEGGYGPPGRGERGGWGPALRRGAPPPRGVMRGGGRGR; this comes from the exons ATGGCGACGGACGTCAGCTCACCGCAGCGGTTTTTCCACATGCCCCGCTTCCAGCATCAAGCGCCGCGGCAGTTGTTCTACAAGCGACCAGACTTTGCTCAACAGCAagcaatgcagcagctcaccttCGATGGAAAACGCATGAGGAAGGCTGTCAACCGCAAAACCATCGACTACAACCCTTCGGTCATCAGATACCTGCAG AATCGTCAGTGGCAACGAGATCACCGTGACCTACGAGCCATTCAGCCTGATGCCGGCTGCTACAACGAC TTGGTTCCTCCCATCGGAATGATGAACAATCCAATGAATGCTGTGACCACAAAGTTTGTGCGCACGTCCACCAACAAAGTCAAATGTCCTGTCTTTGTCATCCGG TGGACTCCTGAGGGGCGTCGTCTGGTCACGGGAGCGTCCAGCGGCGAGTTTACGCTATGGAACGGACTGACATTCAACTTTGAGACCATTTTACAG GCTCACGACAGTCCGGTGCGTGCCATGACATGGTCCCACAACGACATGTGGATGCTGACGGCGGACCATGGCGGCTATGTGAAGTACTGGCAGTCCAACATGAACAACGTGAAGATGTTCCAGGCTCACAAGGAGGCCGTTAGAGAAGCCAG CTTTTCGCCCACTGATAGTAAATTTGCCACCTGCTCAGATGACGGCACTGTTCGGATTTGGGACTTTCAGCGCTGCCATGAGGAGCGCATCCTTCGAG GTCATGGTGCTGATGTGAAGTGTGTGGACTGGCACCCCACTAAAGGTCTGGTGGTGTCTGGCAGCAAAGACAGTCAGCAGCCAATCAAATTCTGGGACCCAAAAACTGGACAGAGTCTTGCAACATT ACACGCCCACAAAAACACGGTGATGGAGGTCAAGTGGAACACAAACGGAAACTGGCTGCTTACTGCCTCGCGTGACCACCTTTGTAAACTGTTTGACATCAGGAACCTGAAGGAAGAACTCCAGGTGTTCCGGGGTCATAAAAAAGAAGCAACAG CGGTGGCGTGGCATCCCATCCATGAAGGCCTGTTTGCTAGCGGAGGTTCTGATGGTTCTTTGCTTTTCTGGCACACAGG AGTGGAGAAGGAGGTGGGAGGCATGGAGATGGCTCATGAGGGAATGATCTGGAGTCTGGCCTGGCACCCGCTAGGTCACATTTTGTGCTCTGGCTCCAATGACCACACCAG TAAATTTTGGACAAGGAATCGTCCCGGTGACAAGATGAGGGACCGTTATAACCTCAACCTGCTACCTGGAATGTCAGAAGATGGCGTGGAATACG ATGACATGGACTCAAACAGCATTGCTGCCATCCCTGGAATGGGCATCCCTGAGCAGCTGAAGGCCGCCATGGAGCAGGAGCAGAGTC ATAAGGAGGCAGGGCCAGAGGAGATGTCCATCCCAGGACTGGACTGGGGCATGGATGAGGTTATGGGAAAAGACAACAAGAAGGTCCCCCAAAAGAAAGTCCCCTACGCCAAACCCATCCCAGCCCAGTTCCAACAG GCCTGGGCTGAGAATAAAGTTCCCATGATGCCCCCTGCTGGAGACAGTCCCAAAGAGCGCAAAGTGGAGCAGAAATTGGAAAtgaagaagaaaacacagacggAGATGGAGCAGGAGATAGCATCTTTCCAGTACACCAACCCCTTGCTGATGGAG CAGCTGAAGATGGACCGCATGATGGGTACCGAAGGGAACAACCAGAGCAAAGGCCATGTGGGCCCCTTCCCTGGTCAACAGAACTTCCCTCGACCCCAGCAGATGTCCAACAGCATGGGGACTCCCATGGGCTCTGGAGGCATGCAACCTTCTTTCATGGCCCCTGGTCAGATGGGGGCTCCCTCTGGGCCACCTCAGGGCATGATGGGACCTGTAGACATGCAAAGACATCCTGCACCCACCAGGAACTTGGGCCCTCAAGGACATCACAGCATGGGTCCTGGACCTAGAGGAATGCAGGGTCCCCACGGGGGAATGACAGGGCCACCCGCTAGAGGAATGGGTCCCCGAGACCTACAGGGGGCTCCGCCTCAGGGGGGAATTATGGGGCCCCCATCCAGGACACATGGCAACATGCCAAACAACTATGGGATGAGTAACATGCAGGCTACCCCGGGTGGGATGCATGGGCCCCCGGGGAACATGCAGGGCCCCCCGTACATGCAGCATCAG ACTCAGACCTCGGCACCTGTGATGCATGGGAGGGGCCAACAGGGCCCCAACAACAAAG ACCCTCGGGGGCCATCACCAAACCACCTCATGGGGCCTCCGGAACGCCAAGGCGCCGGGGGGCCCGACCAGGGACATTACTGGGGGGAAAATCAGCAAGGCCGACACGGGGCGCAGGACTTTGACGTGAACCAGAAGTTCCATGGACGAGGAGAGGAGGGATGGAGACACGGACCCGCCTACCAGGGAGGTGGGGGGCACCTCAGCGGGAGCGGTCACCGAGGAGGTAGCGGCGGTAACTGGGGCACCGATGACAGGCCCCCCCGAGACTCAGGAGAGTTCAGAGGGCGACGAGATGACAG ATTTAGAGGCGGTTCAGGTCGACCTGGAGGTCGAGGTTACCAGGATGAGTACGGGAGCAAGGAGGAAGGCTTTGATGGCTCTGAAGACGTGAGAAGCTGGGACACCGGAAGCCGGGGAAGACCACGAGGCGGCGGACCCCCCAGAGGGG GTCACGATGGCTATCGTGATGGTCCCCAGTTGCATGATGGGACGTCCCCTGTGGGCCGTGAGCGCTCTTTGTCTCTCCAGGGGATGGACATGGCATCTCTGCCGCCACGAAAAAGACCATGGCAGGACGGCCCGGGAACTGCAGACCCTCGAGAGCGAGAGTTGCCCGCCGCCGACACAG GACGACCTCCTCAGAGGGACGAAGGTGGTTATGGTCCACCGGGGAGAGGAGAACGGGGTGGGTGGGGTCCAGCGCTAAGGAGAGGAGCCCCTCCACCAAGAGGTGTGATGCGGGGTGGTGGTCGGGGCCGGTAG
- the sft2d3 gene encoding vesicle transport protein SFT2C: MAELNRQLQEYLAQSKGGGAAKTISQSRSSTTVEIGDAQPVPGSWFGQWSSPWSGSRGSNAAAQSSSSSWPWSAEPDPCLPGISRRQRLAIFGMLAALSALCFGLSFLYAPLLLLYARKFALLWSLGSLFAIAAAAVLRGPSKLVAGLPTSPGAAVYLCALGGTLYAALSLHSTALTALGAAAQVTAIVGYVVSLLPGGSAGIRFMGGMAASVIKRTVSGKTMPI; this comes from the coding sequence ATGGCGGAGTTGAACCGGCAGCTGCAGGAGTATTTAGCTCAGTCCAAAGGCGGCGGGGCCGCCAAGACAATCTCTCAGTCTCGCTCAAGTACCACGGTGGAGATAGGCGACGCGCAGCCAGTTCCTGGAAGTTGGTTCGGCCAGTGGTCCAGTCCGTGGTCCGGAAGCCGTGGCAGTAATGCTGCGGCCCAGAGCTCCAGTAGCAGTTGGCCGTGGTCAGCTGAGCCGGACCCCTGCCTGCCCGGCATTTCTCGCCGCCAACGGCTGGCGATATTCGGGATGTTAGCGGCATTGTCGGCGCTGTGCTTCGGTTTGTCGTTCTTGTACGCGCCCTTGTTGCTGCTCTACGCCCGCAAGTTCGCACTGCTATGGTCGCTCGGTTCACTTTTCGCCATTGCGGCCGCAGCAGTGCTCCGTGGACCCAGCAAGCTGGTCGCCGGCCTGCCCACCTCGCCCGGAGCTGCCGTGTACCTGTGCGCCCTCGGAGGGACTCTGTATGCCGCGCTGAGCCTTCACAGCACCGCGCTGACCGCACTCGGAGCCGCAGCGCAGGTCACCGCTATCGTCGGCTACGTTGTGTCGCTGCTTCCCGGAGGAAGTGCCGGGATCCGCTTCATGGGAGGGATGGCGGCGTCCGTTATTAAAAGGACAGTGAGCGGCAAAACTATGCCAATATGA
- the pex5lb gene encoding PEX5-related protein isoform X1, which produces MYQGQGKGQRVAAMVLMERPAKKMSAEGAPFLARTTKLVAEHQESRPLLSPSIDDFLSESCHDAASMCSQASNASVVNLVDLSEGGGGNNTRRLMRRTQSSESEQTEAIRMEADHLLPGPGMPAKTSADSVSDTRDECNIHLDDGGRRCETRGQAGELLWCEFESHLQRDKSLDDLDLESSGQDSDVSSCRRRTCSLLAKNESLEDEFVKAKAAVESDTQFWDKMQAEWEELARRNWLEEAESQKLTLPAISPVGKPYSFSANNPYKDRGGVFAEAQDKVGEGDLNDAVLLLEAAILQDPLDSEAWQVLGTTQAENENEQAAIASLQRCLEIRPDNLQALMALAVSFTNSGLPRHACGALYQWVKHNPRYTHLIQSSTPPSGTLQDVLQVFQEAVELNVDHVDPDLQTGLGVLFNLSCDFDKAVEAFSEALSVTPQDYLLWNRLGATLANGNRSEEAVEAYTRALELQPGFIRSRYNLGISCINLGAHRVAVTNLLMALNQQRRSQSCSQNQMSANIWAALRIAVSTMDQPELFQAANLKDLDQLMAAFHVVDE; this is translated from the exons ATGTACCAGGGCCAG GGCAAAGGGCAAAGGGTCGCTGCGATGGTGCTGATGGAGCGTCCTGCTAAGAAGATGTCTGCAGAAGGAGCTCCCTTCCTCGCCAGGACAACCAAG CTGGTCGCCGAGCATCAAGAGAGTCGACCGCTGCTAAGTCCCTCCATCGATGACTTCCTGTCCGAGAGCTGTCATGACGCCGCTTCCATGTGCTCCCAAGCATCCAACGCCTCAG TTGTGAACCTGGTGGACCTCAGCGAGGGCGGAGGCGGGAATAACACGAGGCGCTTGATGAGGAGGACCCAAAGCTCCGAATCTGAGCAAACGGAAGCAATCCGGATGGAGGCGGATCATCTTCTTCCTGGTCCTGGAATGCCAGCGAAGACCTCAGCGGACTCAG TGTCGGACACGCGGGACGAGTGCAACATCCACCTGGATGACGGCGGGAGGAGGTGTGAGACACGAGGCCAGGCGGGCGAGCTGCTATG GTGCGAATTTGAAAGCCACCTTCAGAGGGACAAGTCGTTAGACGATTTGGACTTGGAGTCGTCCGGACAG GACAGTGACGTGTCCTCGTGTCGTAGACGGACTTGCTCGCTCTTAGCTAAAAACGAGTCGCTGGAGGACGAGTTTGTGAAAGCCAAGGCTGCTGTGGAG TCGGACACGCAATTCTGGGACAAGATGCAGGCCGAGTGGGAGGAGCTTGCTCGCAGGAACTGGCTGGAGGAGGCGGAGAGTCAGAAGCTGACTTTGCCCGCCATCTCACCTGTGGGAAAG CCTTACAGTTTCAGCGCCAACAATCCGTATAAAGACCGCGGAGGCGTCTTTGCCGAGGCTCAGGACAAAGTTGGCGAGGGAGATTTAAATGACGCCGTCCTGTTGCTGGAGGCGGCCATCTTACAGGATCCGCTGGACTCGGAG GCGTGGCAAGTTCTGGGAACGACTCAGGCTGAGAACGAGAACGAACAGGCCGCCATCGCGTCGCTGCAGAG GTGTCTGGAGATCCGCCCCGACAACCTTCAGGCGCTCATGGCGTTGGCGGTCAGCTTCACCAACAGCGGCCTGCCACGTCACGCCTGCGGCGCCCTCTACCAGTGGGTGAAACACAACCCTCGCTACACCCACCTTATACAATCCTCAACTCCACCCAG TGGTACGTTGCAAGACGTGTTGCAGGTCTTCCAGGAGGCGGTTGAGTTGAACGTGGACCACGTGGATCCGGACCTCCAGACGGGACTTGGAGTTCTGTTCAATCTGAGTTGTGACTTCGACAAGGCGGTGGAGGCTTTCAGTGAGGCGCTGTCTGTCACACCCCAG GACTACCTTCTGTGGAATCGTCTGGGCGCCACTCTGGCCAACGGGAATCGGAGCGAGGAGGCGGTAGAGGCGTACACTCGAGCTCTGGAGCTGCAGCCCGGTTTCATCCGGTCCAGGTACAATCTGGGCATCAGCTGCATCAACCTGGGGGCTCACAG AGTGGCAGTCACCAACCTCTTGATGGCTTTGAACCAGCAAAGACGTAGCCAGAGCTGCAGTCAAAACCAGATGTCGGCCAATATTTGGGCAGCCTTACGGATCGCCGTCTCCACGATGGACCAACCCGAGTTGTTCCAGGCCGCCAACCTCAAGGACTTGGACCAGCTAATGGCGGCGTTCCATGTGGTCGACGAGTGA
- the pex5lb gene encoding PEX5-related protein isoform X2, producing the protein MYQGQLVAEHQESRPLLSPSIDDFLSESCHDAASMCSQASNASVVNLVDLSEGGGGNNTRRLMRRTQSSESEQTEAIRMEADHLLPGPGMPAKTSADSVSDTRDECNIHLDDGGRRCETRGQAGELLWCEFESHLQRDKSLDDLDLESSGQDSDVSSCRRRTCSLLAKNESLEDEFVKAKAAVESDTQFWDKMQAEWEELARRNWLEEAESQKLTLPAISPVGKPYSFSANNPYKDRGGVFAEAQDKVGEGDLNDAVLLLEAAILQDPLDSEAWQVLGTTQAENENEQAAIASLQRCLEIRPDNLQALMALAVSFTNSGLPRHACGALYQWVKHNPRYTHLIQSSTPPSGTLQDVLQVFQEAVELNVDHVDPDLQTGLGVLFNLSCDFDKAVEAFSEALSVTPQDYLLWNRLGATLANGNRSEEAVEAYTRALELQPGFIRSRYNLGISCINLGAHRVAVTNLLMALNQQRRSQSCSQNQMSANIWAALRIAVSTMDQPELFQAANLKDLDQLMAAFHVVDE; encoded by the exons ATGTACCAGGGCCAG CTGGTCGCCGAGCATCAAGAGAGTCGACCGCTGCTAAGTCCCTCCATCGATGACTTCCTGTCCGAGAGCTGTCATGACGCCGCTTCCATGTGCTCCCAAGCATCCAACGCCTCAG TTGTGAACCTGGTGGACCTCAGCGAGGGCGGAGGCGGGAATAACACGAGGCGCTTGATGAGGAGGACCCAAAGCTCCGAATCTGAGCAAACGGAAGCAATCCGGATGGAGGCGGATCATCTTCTTCCTGGTCCTGGAATGCCAGCGAAGACCTCAGCGGACTCAG TGTCGGACACGCGGGACGAGTGCAACATCCACCTGGATGACGGCGGGAGGAGGTGTGAGACACGAGGCCAGGCGGGCGAGCTGCTATG GTGCGAATTTGAAAGCCACCTTCAGAGGGACAAGTCGTTAGACGATTTGGACTTGGAGTCGTCCGGACAG GACAGTGACGTGTCCTCGTGTCGTAGACGGACTTGCTCGCTCTTAGCTAAAAACGAGTCGCTGGAGGACGAGTTTGTGAAAGCCAAGGCTGCTGTGGAG TCGGACACGCAATTCTGGGACAAGATGCAGGCCGAGTGGGAGGAGCTTGCTCGCAGGAACTGGCTGGAGGAGGCGGAGAGTCAGAAGCTGACTTTGCCCGCCATCTCACCTGTGGGAAAG CCTTACAGTTTCAGCGCCAACAATCCGTATAAAGACCGCGGAGGCGTCTTTGCCGAGGCTCAGGACAAAGTTGGCGAGGGAGATTTAAATGACGCCGTCCTGTTGCTGGAGGCGGCCATCTTACAGGATCCGCTGGACTCGGAG GCGTGGCAAGTTCTGGGAACGACTCAGGCTGAGAACGAGAACGAACAGGCCGCCATCGCGTCGCTGCAGAG GTGTCTGGAGATCCGCCCCGACAACCTTCAGGCGCTCATGGCGTTGGCGGTCAGCTTCACCAACAGCGGCCTGCCACGTCACGCCTGCGGCGCCCTCTACCAGTGGGTGAAACACAACCCTCGCTACACCCACCTTATACAATCCTCAACTCCACCCAG TGGTACGTTGCAAGACGTGTTGCAGGTCTTCCAGGAGGCGGTTGAGTTGAACGTGGACCACGTGGATCCGGACCTCCAGACGGGACTTGGAGTTCTGTTCAATCTGAGTTGTGACTTCGACAAGGCGGTGGAGGCTTTCAGTGAGGCGCTGTCTGTCACACCCCAG GACTACCTTCTGTGGAATCGTCTGGGCGCCACTCTGGCCAACGGGAATCGGAGCGAGGAGGCGGTAGAGGCGTACACTCGAGCTCTGGAGCTGCAGCCCGGTTTCATCCGGTCCAGGTACAATCTGGGCATCAGCTGCATCAACCTGGGGGCTCACAG AGTGGCAGTCACCAACCTCTTGATGGCTTTGAACCAGCAAAGACGTAGCCAGAGCTGCAGTCAAAACCAGATGTCGGCCAATATTTGGGCAGCCTTACGGATCGCCGTCTCCACGATGGACCAACCCGAGTTGTTCCAGGCCGCCAACCTCAAGGACTTGGACCAGCTAATGGCGGCGTTCCATGTGGTCGACGAGTGA